GATGGATGTCATTGGTGACGACGCCGCCGCGTACCGGCACGCGCCAGCTCTTGCGTCCGCGCTCCAGCTCCCACGGGTAGAGCGTTCCGGTCGTCTGCGAACGGAAGGTGATGCACTCGTGCTTCAGCAGGTCCTCGGGGCGCTGGGGCGTGCCGTGGCGCGCGAGGTAGCCGGGCGACGCCACCACCACGAAGCGGAACGCCTCCGTGAGCCGCACCTGCACCATGTCGCGCTGGATGGACTCGCTCAGCCGTACGCCCGCGTCGTAGCCCTCCTCGACGATGTCCACGAAGCGATCCTCGATGACGACCTCCACCTCCACCCGTGGGTGTCGCTCACGGAAGGTGGGGACCACCGGGGTGATGACGTAGGGCACCGCCGCCGTCAGCACCGTCAGCCGGACCCGGCCCACGGCCTCTCCGGGTTGCGCGGCCACCTCGCGGAGCGTGGCCAGCGTCTGCCCCACCGCCGGGCCTGCTCCCTCCACGAGCCTCCGGCCTACGTCCGTCAGTGCCACACTGCGTGTGGTACGCGTGAGCAGCACCACCCGCAGCTGCTCCTCCAGCTGCCGCACCGCCTGGCTTACCGCGGCCGTGGAGACGCCCAGCTCGCGCGCCGCACCGCTGAAGCTGCGCAGCCGGGCCACGGCGAGGAAGACCTGCAGCTGCGTGAAGGGGGCCGTATTCATTCGCGAGGACCGTACCCGAAGCCACTGTTAAGCACCCGTTAAGAGCCTATTGGCTCCTCGCGCGTAGTCATCCACGGGGCTGGCGCGTATCTCTCTTCGCACGTGAACGGGGCTCAGCGGCCCCACTGCTCCTGGAAAGAAGACACATGCCTACCGCCAACGCCTACGCCGCCACCTCCTCGAAGTCACCGCTCGGTCCCCTGGCCATCCAGCGCCGGGAGCTTGGCCCGCGCGACGTGCTCATCGAGATCAAGTACTGCGGCATCTGCCACTCCGACATCCACACCGTCCGCGGCGAGTGGGGCGAGACGACCTACCCCATCGTTCCCGGCCATGAGATCGCCGGCATCGTCACCGGCGTCGGCGCCCAGGTGAAGAAGCACGCCGTCGGCGACCGCGTCGGCGTGGGCTGCATGGTGGACTCCTGCGGCGACTGCTCGTCCTGCCGCAAGGGCGAGGAGCAGCACTGCCTCAGGGGGATGGTCGGAACGTACGGCGCCACCGGGCGGGACGGCCAGCTCACGCAGGGCGGCTACTCCACCCACATCGTCGTGACCGAGGACTTCGTCCTCAAGATCCCCGAAGGCATCTCGCTCGACGCCGCCGCGCCGCTGCTGTGCGCGGGCATCACGACGTACTCACCGCTGCGCCGCTGGGGCGCGGGGCCCGGCAAGAAGGTGGCCATCGTGGGCCTGGGCGGCCTGGGCCACATGGGCGTGAAGTTCGCTCGCGCGATGGGCGCGGAGGTGACCGTCCTGTCGCAGTCGCTGAGCAAGAAGGAGGACGGCCTGCGGCTGGGCGCTCACCACTACTACGCCACGAAGGATCCGGAGACGTTCAAGAAGCTGGCGGGCACGTTCGACCTCATCGTGAACACGGTGAGCGCGAAGATCGACCTGGACGCCTACCTGTCCCTGCTGGCCCTGGACGGAGCCCTGGTCAACGTGGGCGCTCCCGCGGAGCCGCTCTCGGTCAACGTGTTCTCGCTGATCATGCCGCGCCGCGTGTTCACCGGCTCGCTCATCGGCGGCATCCCGCAGACGCAGGAGATGTTGGACTTCTGCGCGAAGCACCACATCGGCGCGGACATCGAGGTCATCCCCGCCAGCAAGATCAACGACGCCTACGAGCGGGTGCTCGCCTCCGACGTCCGGTACCGGTTCGTCATCGACACGTCGACCCTGAAGTAGCTCAGGACTTCACGACGCCGTCGAAGACGCCGTAGCCGCCGGGGATGAAGAAGTCCTTCCCCGGCTCCAGGCCAAAGGCACTCATCACCGTCGCCGCGATGTCCTGCGAACGCGGCGCGCGTGACACGTGGCTGCCGTCCTCCTCCACCAGCGCCACCGGTGCCCCCATGGGCGAGCCGTTCATCGTCTCGTCGTACCCACCGAGCATCTGGTTGCCCTGGATGCCTCCGCCCACGAGCAGCGCGCACGTCGCCGGGTGGTGATCGCTCCCCTGCTTCGGGAAGGTCCGCCCGAAGTCGCTGTAGACGTACACGAGCGTCTCATCCAGCAGCGACCGGGACGGGTCGGACCTGCTCGGGGTGAGGCTCATCTCGATGCACAGCCGCCCCACCATCTCCAACGCGATGCGCAGGTGGTTGGTGTGCATCTGCACGCCGTTCGCGCCGGAAGTACTTTCAGGCACCGGCCTTCGCGGTGCCCGCGGGGCAGCGCTGGATGGACCGCTGCTGCTGCACGCCGTACTCCAGCGCGTCGGCGGTGCGAGGCACGAGCGGGATGTTGAACCAGTCGCGCGCCTGCTCGAACATCGTCCGGTAGAACGCGGGCTGCCCGAGCGTGGTGTCGACGAAGTGCTCCACGAAGGCCCGCTGCGCGGCGTCGTCGCCCGCGGCTTCGAGCGCGGCGAACTCCTCGTCCGTCGGGGGCGTCCCGCGCAGCGCGAGCGAGGCCCGCCGCAGCAGCCGGCTGGGGGCGAGCAGGTCGTTCTTCTCGCCCGCGTCGGGGTCACCGGAAGGCGTGGGGTCCTCACACCCTGCGTCCGTCGAGCCTGACGGATCCACGTCATGATCAGCCGGCCCGCCCACAACGCCAGTGCAGGCTGTCCACACGAGGAGAATCAGGGCCCACCCGGCAGAGCGTCGCCAGGTGCCAGGAGCCGTCGCGTCGCGCGAAGTCATGCGCCGCCGCAAAGGCAATGCGTGTGCCAGATACAGGACACCGCGGGGATTTCTTCTCTCGCTCTGAGAGAGCGCGCGCCGCAATGAGAAACGCGATGACTGGCGATGGCTCTCCCCCACACTGTGAGGCCCGCTCCCCCATTCGTCGTGGTGATCCACGTCACCCCGCCGTGCCTTCATGCTGTCGCCCTGCCAGCGGCGCGCTGCCACCCGTGGGCTGGATGATGCGGAGGGTGCTTTCTCTAGGCTCTCCGCCAGTGGCCGGACGTCTCCGGTCCTGGGGGAGGCAGCATGAAGCAGACACGCGGACTCGCCATGGTGATGGCTGTGACCACCTTGCTCACGGGAGCGCCCGACGCCCTGGCCCGTGACACGGTTCCATCCAACGTGGAGCCCAAGGTGAGCTTCACCACCGGCCACACCGTCCGGTGCGGTGACACCCTCACCCAGCACACGCTCCTCACGCAGGATCTCAACTGCCCGGGCTCGGCGCCCTTCGCGCTCCGGGTCGTGGGCGCAGGCATCGTCCTGGACCTGGATGGCCACACCGTTCGCCGCACCGGGACGACTACAACAGAAACACCGGGCATCGAGATCCAGGCCAACAGCATGGTGCGCAATGGCACGGTTCAGGGATTCGGCCGGGGCATCACCACACCTGACGGCTCGGACGCTTCGAACGTGCGACTCCACAAGCTCGCGCTCGTCGACAACTACACGGGTGTCTACAACGCTGCCACCACGAACTTCCTCATCACGGAGTGCCGCGTGAGCGGAAGCGCCACCGGGCTGAGCCGTGAGTTCGACGCGTCCAGCGGCAGCTTCGACGTGAGGTCGTCGGTGTTCACCGGCAACAGGCTCGCGATGCTCGCGGACTACCACGACATCGACGTGCTCGACTCCACGTTCACGTCCAACGAGAGCGTCATCTACTGCTGGGAAGGCCGCGTCCGCTTCAGGTCGAGCACGATCGCGTGGAACAACGCCGTGGGCTCGATCCCCAACGATGGTGACGGCCCCCGGGCCTGCGAGGAGATGCGGTTCGAGAACACGCTCATCGCGAACAACGCCACGATCGCGCCCTACTCGATTCCCGTCTGGGAGCCGTACAAGCTGTCGATGATCGACACGCTGGTGGTCCACAACGGCACGGGGCTCCAGGCCAGGGCACTGACCGTCTACCTCGACGGCAACACCTTCTATGGCAACGCGAGCGGCTTGACCCTGTCCGACCGCGCAGGGTTCCCCTCGGGTCCTCTCACCGGCATCGTTCGCGGCAACCAGTTCCTGTCCAACGACGGCGACGGCCTCCGGGTAGAGCCGCCCAGCACCCCCACGGTGATCAACAACGTCGCCCTGGGCAACGCGGGCTTCGGCATCTATGCACCGACCGCCTTCGACGGCGGCGGGAACGTCGCGCGGGACAACACCGCGGGCGACTGCGTGGGCATCATCTGTTCGCCCTTCTGAGCACCACCGTGTCGCGCGCCGGGCGGCGGGCTGCTCCCTCTGGGGGGGAAGCCGTCTGGAGCACCGTGCCTAGCCTCTTCCGCCGGTGGCCGGACGTCTCCGGCCCGGGAGGCTGCATGAAGCAGACACGCGGAGTCGTTGTCGCCATGGCCGTGACCACCTTGCTCACGGGAGCGCCTGACGTCCAGGCCCGAGACACGGTTGCATCCAACGTGGAACCCACGGTGATCTTCACCACCGGTCACACCGTCCGGTGCGGTGACACGATTACCCAGCACACGAAGCTCACGCACGACCTCAACTGCCCCAGCTCGGACCCCTTCGCGCTCCAGGTCGACGGCCCGGACATCGTGCTGGACCTGGGCGGATACACCGTGCGCCGCACGGGTCCGGTGAACTTCACCTCGCAAGGCATCGTGGTCGCCAACGGCAGGATGGTGCGCAATGGCACGGTCCAGGGGTTCGCCAGCGGCATCACCACCACCAGCGGAGAGACCGCGCTGAACCTGCGGCTGCATGCGCTCGCGATCCTCGACAACGGCATCGGCGTCTACAACCGGGCGTCCAATGCGAACTTCCTCATCACGGACTCGCTCCTGAGCGGGAATGACACAGGGCTGAGAGGTGAGTTCGATGCGTCCACGGGAAACTTCGACGTGCGGTCATCCATCTTCACCCACAACGAGCTCGTGATGATCGCGGACTACCACAACATTGACGTGCTCGACTCCACGTTCACGTCCAACGGAAGCATCTTCTTCTGCTGGGAAGGCCTCATCCGCATCAGGTCGAGCACCATCGAGTGGAACGACGCCGTGGGCACGGCCCACAATGACGGCGAAGGCCCCCGCCGCTGCTACGAAACGCGCTTCGAAAACACGCTCATCGCGAACAACGCCGCGTTCGCGACTGCTGACGAACCGGTCTGGGCGCCGCTCCAGCTGTCAATGCTCGACTCGCTGGTCGTCAGCAATGGCACGGGGCTCAATGCCACTGCCGTGAACGTCTACATCGACGGCAACACCTTCTATGGCAACGCGGGCGGCCTGACCCTGTCCGACCGAGTAGGGCCCTCCGGTGGCACACTCACCGGCATCGTCCGCGGCAACCAGTTCCTGTCCAACGACGGCGACGGCCTCCGGGTGGTGCCGCCCAGCACCCCCACGCTGATCAACAACGTCGCCCTGGGCAACGCGGGCTTCGGCATCTACGCGCCGACTGCCTTCGACGGCGGCGGAAACGTCGCGCGAGACAACACCGCGGGCGACTGCGTGGGCATCATCTGTTCGCCCTTCTGAGCACCACCGTGTCGCGCTCCGGGCGGCGTGCTGCTCCCTCTGGGAGGGAAGCCGTCTGGAGCACCGTGCCTAGCCTCTTCCGCCGGTGGCCGGACGTCTCCGGCCGGGGAGGCTGTATGAAACAGACACGCGGATTCGTCGTCGCCATGGCCGTGACCACCCTTCTCACGGGGGCGCCCAAGGCGCAGGCTCGGGGCACGGTCCCTGCGGATGGGGAGGCCCCGGTCGTGTACACCGGAGGCGCCACCGTCCGGTGCGGTGACACCATCACTCAGCACACGCGACTCACGCGCGATCTCTACTGCCCCAGCTCGGCGCCCTTCGCGCTCCGGGTCGACGGCCCGGACATCGTCCTGGACCTGGGCGGCCACACCGTGCGCCGCACGGGACCGGCGAACTTCACCTCGTATGGCATCGTGGTCGCCAACGGCAGGATGGTGCGCAATGGCACGGTCCAGGGATTCGCTAGCGGCATCTCCACCACCAACGGCGCACCCGTGCTGAACCTGCGGCTGCATGCGCTCGCGATCCTCGACAACAATGTCGGCGTCTTCAACCGGGCGTCCGCTGCGAACTTCCTCATCACGGACTCGCGCCTGAGCGGGAATGGCACAGGGATGGCCGGCGAGTTCGATGCGTCCACGGGAACCTTCGACATACGGTCATCCATCTTCACCCACAACGAGATCGCGATGTTCGCGGACTTCCATGACTTCGACGTGCTCGACTCCACGTTCACGTCCAATGAGAGCGCCGCCTACTGCTGGCACGGCACGTTCCGCTTCAGGTCGAGCACGATCGCGTGGAATGACGCCGTGAGCACGATTCCCAACGACGGCTTCGACGCCCGTGTCTGCAGCGAGATGCGGTTCGAGAACACGCTCATCGCCAACAACGCCGCGTTCGCGCCGCCTGACGTACCGATCTGGGAGCCGATCCAGCTGTCGATGCTCGACTCGCTGGTCGTCCACAACGGCACGGGGCTCCAGGTCGCGGCCCAGACCGTCTACATCGACGGCAACACCCTCCATGACAACGCGAGCGGCCTGACCCTGTCGGACCGCACCGGTCTCGTCACCGCCCCGCTCACGGGCATCGTCCGCGGCAACCAGTTCCTGTCCAACGACGGGGACGGACTCCGGGTGGTGCCGCCCAGCA
This DNA window, taken from Corallococcus coralloides DSM 2259, encodes the following:
- a CDS encoding NAD(P)-dependent alcohol dehydrogenase; translated protein: MPTANAYAATSSKSPLGPLAIQRRELGPRDVLIEIKYCGICHSDIHTVRGEWGETTYPIVPGHEIAGIVTGVGAQVKKHAVGDRVGVGCMVDSCGDCSSCRKGEEQHCLRGMVGTYGATGRDGQLTQGGYSTHIVVTEDFVLKIPEGISLDAAAPLLCAGITTYSPLRRWGAGPGKKVAIVGLGGLGHMGVKFARAMGAEVTVLSQSLSKKEDGLRLGAHHYYATKDPETFKKLAGTFDLIVNTVSAKIDLDAYLSLLALDGALVNVGAPAEPLSVNVFSLIMPRRVFTGSLIGGIPQTQEMLDFCAKHHIGADIEVIPASKINDAYERVLASDVRYRFVIDTSTLK
- a CDS encoding LysR family transcriptional regulator, which encodes MNTAPFTQLQVFLAVARLRSFSGAARELGVSTAAVSQAVRQLEEQLRVVLLTRTTRSVALTDVGRRLVEGAGPAVGQTLATLREVAAQPGEAVGRVRLTVLTAAVPYVITPVVPTFRERHPRVEVEVVIEDRFVDIVEEGYDAGVRLSESIQRDMVQVRLTEAFRFVVVASPGYLARHGTPQRPEDLLKHECITFRSQTTGTLYPWELERGRKSWRVPVRGGVVTNDIHLPATLAEQGVGLAYAFEPAVEERLRTGKLVRVLEPYAPTVPGFFLYYPSRAQRSVPLRLFAEAARELAAKAV
- a CDS encoding right-handed parallel beta-helix repeat-containing protein, with the translated sequence MKQTRGFVVAMAVTTLLTGAPKAQARGTVPADGEAPVVYTGGATVRCGDTITQHTRLTRDLYCPSSAPFALRVDGPDIVLDLGGHTVRRTGPANFTSYGIVVANGRMVRNGTVQGFASGISTTNGAPVLNLRLHALAILDNNVGVFNRASAANFLITDSRLSGNGTGMAGEFDASTGTFDIRSSIFTHNEIAMFADFHDFDVLDSTFTSNESAAYCWHGTFRFRSSTIAWNDAVSTIPNDGFDARVCSEMRFENTLIANNAAFAPPDVPIWEPIQLSMLDSLVVHNGTGLQVAAQTVYIDGNTLHDNASGLTLSDRTGLVTAPLTGIVRGNQFLSNDGDGLRVVPPSTPTLINNLALGNAGFGIYAPTAFDGGGNVARDNTAGDCVGIICSPF
- a CDS encoding right-handed parallel beta-helix repeat-containing protein, giving the protein MKQTRGLAMVMAVTTLLTGAPDALARDTVPSNVEPKVSFTTGHTVRCGDTLTQHTLLTQDLNCPGSAPFALRVVGAGIVLDLDGHTVRRTGTTTTETPGIEIQANSMVRNGTVQGFGRGITTPDGSDASNVRLHKLALVDNYTGVYNAATTNFLITECRVSGSATGLSREFDASSGSFDVRSSVFTGNRLAMLADYHDIDVLDSTFTSNESVIYCWEGRVRFRSSTIAWNNAVGSIPNDGDGPRACEEMRFENTLIANNATIAPYSIPVWEPYKLSMIDTLVVHNGTGLQARALTVYLDGNTFYGNASGLTLSDRAGFPSGPLTGIVRGNQFLSNDGDGLRVEPPSTPTVINNVALGNAGFGIYAPTAFDGGGNVARDNTAGDCVGIICSPF
- a CDS encoding DUF1501 domain-containing protein translates to MPESTSGANGVQMHTNHLRIALEMVGRLCIEMSLTPSRSDPSRSLLDETLVYVYSDFGRTFPKQGSDHHPATCALLVGGGIQGNQMLGGYDETMNGSPMGAPVALVEEDGSHVSRAPRSQDIAATVMSAFGLEPGKDFFIPGGYGVFDGVVKS
- a CDS encoding right-handed parallel beta-helix repeat-containing protein; the encoded protein is MKQTRGVVVAMAVTTLLTGAPDVQARDTVASNVEPTVIFTTGHTVRCGDTITQHTKLTHDLNCPSSDPFALQVDGPDIVLDLGGYTVRRTGPVNFTSQGIVVANGRMVRNGTVQGFASGITTTSGETALNLRLHALAILDNGIGVYNRASNANFLITDSLLSGNDTGLRGEFDASTGNFDVRSSIFTHNELVMIADYHNIDVLDSTFTSNGSIFFCWEGLIRIRSSTIEWNDAVGTAHNDGEGPRRCYETRFENTLIANNAAFATADEPVWAPLQLSMLDSLVVSNGTGLNATAVNVYIDGNTFYGNAGGLTLSDRVGPSGGTLTGIVRGNQFLSNDGDGLRVVPPSTPTLINNVALGNAGFGIYAPTAFDGGGNVARDNTAGDCVGIICSPF